A stretch of the Panicum virgatum strain AP13 chromosome 9N, P.virgatum_v5, whole genome shotgun sequence genome encodes the following:
- the LOC120691139 gene encoding protein ARV 2-like isoform X2, which produces MGDAQAEGEGPRCVGCGGRVKTLFVQYSPGNIRLMKCDNCKAVADPYIECEFMIILIDLILHKTRAYRHILFNKLSMGSSVDKGIFYRSTLIHIALDAFRISFSKGNRADGASSTSIFSTIFNCFEVIGDALLGNIIFAIILFLGVRFILKLSFDITRYREVLFAVIISSYFKLFLFTMMVWEFPSSVIFIVEMFVLSSNVVALRGAFCNQDL; this is translated from the exons ATGGGCGATGCACAGGCGGAAGGGGAGGGTCCGCGCTGCGTCGGCTGCGGCGGGCGCGTCAAGACGCTCTTCGTGCAGTATTCCCCGGGCAACATCCGCTTGATGAAATGC GATAACTGCAAGGCTGTTGCTGATCCCTACATCGAGTGCGAGTTCATG ATCATCTTGATTGATCTGATCCTGCACAAGACAAGGGCGTACCGCCATATTCTGTTTAATAAGCTGAGCATGGGATCGTCTGTTGACAAG GGAATATTTTACCGGTCCACTTTGATACATATTGCTCTTGACGCAT TCAGAATATCTTTTTCGAAAGGAAACAGAGCTGATGGGGCTTCATCCACGAGCATTTTCTCTACAATTTTCAATTGCTTTGAG GTTATTGGCGATGCATTGTTAGGGAACATCATATTTGCGATCATATTATTCCTGGGAGTGCGGTTCATTCTCAAACTATCTTTCGACATTACAAG GTATAGAGAGGTTCTATTCGCTGTCATCATTTCAAGCTACTTCAAGTTGTTTCTTTTCACAATGATG GTTTGGGAGTTTCCATCATCTGTTATATTCATTGTTGAAATGTTTGTTCTCTCATCGAACGTTGTAGCCCTGAGAG GGGCTTTCTGCAATCAAGATCTCTAG
- the LOC120691139 gene encoding protein ARV 2-like isoform X1 produces the protein MGDAQAEGEGPRCVGCGGRVKTLFVQYSPGNIRLMKCDNCKAVADPYIECEFMIILIDLILHKTRAYRHILFNKLSMGSSVDKGIFYRSTLIHIALDAFRISFSKGNRADGASSTSIFSTIFNCFEVIGDALLGNIIFAIILFLGVRFILKLSFDITRYREVLFAVIISSYFKLFLFTMMVWEFPSSVIFIVEMFVLSSNVVALRVVSQFPKAHCFGVCLMAHAAKYLTERWILWKP, from the exons ATGGGCGATGCACAGGCGGAAGGGGAGGGTCCGCGCTGCGTCGGCTGCGGCGGGCGCGTCAAGACGCTCTTCGTGCAGTATTCCCCGGGCAACATCCGCTTGATGAAATGC GATAACTGCAAGGCTGTTGCTGATCCCTACATCGAGTGCGAGTTCATG ATCATCTTGATTGATCTGATCCTGCACAAGACAAGGGCGTACCGCCATATTCTGTTTAATAAGCTGAGCATGGGATCGTCTGTTGACAAG GGAATATTTTACCGGTCCACTTTGATACATATTGCTCTTGACGCAT TCAGAATATCTTTTTCGAAAGGAAACAGAGCTGATGGGGCTTCATCCACGAGCATTTTCTCTACAATTTTCAATTGCTTTGAG GTTATTGGCGATGCATTGTTAGGGAACATCATATTTGCGATCATATTATTCCTGGGAGTGCGGTTCATTCTCAAACTATCTTTCGACATTACAAG GTATAGAGAGGTTCTATTCGCTGTCATCATTTCAAGCTACTTCAAGTTGTTTCTTTTCACAATGATG GTTTGGGAGTTTCCATCATCTGTTATATTCATTGTTGAAATGTTTGTTCTCTCATCGAACGTTGTAGCCCTGAGAG TCGTTTCGCAGTTTCCAAAAGCCCACTGTTTTGGGGTCTGCCTCATGGCGCATGCAGCAAAATACTTGACCGAGAGATGGATCCTCTGGAAGCCATGA